taggtaattgaattgtgtaaaaaacgagcaaaaacttctaggtataagatatatacaaaatcaaaGCACGTTTTCctcacaaaatgacagacaattttgtttgtgactatgagtgcgatacagttccttctataattggtctgaggatgcAGTGCATCATTTCTGCTCCAATAATACAAgttttattgttgtgtaaaactTGTACTATTATTCGGCAGTCAATCATGCACTGCATCCGGGAGAGACGTGTTTATTAACTCCTGGTGACCACGAAATGACGCTATGTGAATAGacaaataaaagattattatatAGGCAAATGAAACAATTAGTAACTgatcttaaattaaaatttcaaacgtttatttgatttttacaaaattaaaagtaataataacaatatttaatttaaatgcagGATTAATCACTAATTCTTTTAAATCAAACAGACTCAAAGTTTGCTATTAAATTGGTAGACTGATCAGAATTTGAACGTCCAATAATTtgcttacaataaaattttgcaAAGGTATTCTCCCTACGCCAATTACCTCGAGAGAGAATATCTTCAATAGGTAGGTTCTCAAACCAACTCAAAGACGCTACAGCTGAGCGCACGCTTCCAGGTAAAGCCTGTATGTTTGCATCGTTTAACACAGTTTTGCACAGATATTACCCAATTACCAATAACTGTTTTAGATGCTACGCCAGGTTCaccttttattgtaataaacaaTGCATCGTTATACTGAGCTACCTGTCCTTACTCAACAGGTTTTTAGTCCAATATAATAGGGCaaacattttgattaatatGTTGCAAAAGTTTCCAACTTGATTGCCTATAGGTTGTAGTATCGGTTTTTGATCCGAACTCTGGATAAAAAATTATGTGATCGCCGCCGTCAACATAGTGACTTgctgaaatttttaaaagcgTAAGATCATGAACACGCCTACTCGATGCTAGTAAGATGCAGGCTAGTCTACGTGATAGTTCAAACGTGCGTATAGGTATATTAagataaagaggtaaagtttctttggatctacagaaccgattttgaaaattctttcaccactagaaaacGTTCGTAATTTGTGAGCGTCAAAAGCTatatttatccccatattatACGGGAACTATACGGGTGAAGGTAACAAATAGTAAATAAGTAACTGCTAGGTACTaggtaactattattttttctctTGAGCTGTACCTTACCTATACGACTGTTACTCGAACTTGGTATATTAATGTAGGATGCAGAAATAACAAGGCAacaagataaaatatttaatttatttatttacaaaaatacaaagatttataaaaaatactcaagaaatattcataaaagtatccatttaaatttttaaaacaaattgtcCAACTGGCTGGTTGAAGCTACCTTTTCTAGGACAACACAGAAAAatctataagtatttttaaacgtGTTAACAATTTtagctaaacaaaaaaaaaccacgccaataattttctttatctttAATATGTTGTTGAAAAGGAAAACGAGGTTTTTCCAACTTATTCCCATGTCCTATCCTGAGCTAGACTTGAGCGTGATCTATAATATATCGTCACCTGTCGTTACCGCTTGTATGGGCCGATTATGAGCTTTTAGACCAGGCACTGTAAAGTACTGAGTGTACCTCGGAATAtgtacactcaatacctcacagggCCTGGTCTATTTATTGACCTGCCACGTGTTCATCGCTGATACTCACGTTGAATGTGGCTACGTTTACTTGAAGTATAAaagtatacaatacaatacatattacatatactAGAACACTAGTAATAGTAGTTAATGGATCACCCTAGTAGTTAATGGATCACCCTGGATttttgaaaactattcaaattggTTGAATAGTTTTCAAATGGTAGATACCATTTGCGTttcatccattaattacgggacacacTGTATATGCAGATCTTTCATTGCGGAAGTTTCTAATAATTTCTTATGAATCAAGTATACAAATCTATTAATGGTATTGATAACTAGCTAAGGATAGAACGCTAAGCAATTTATTTGTTTCCTATTTTCCCCGAAAAACCGATGAATCACCACCCATATCCAACAAAACGTCCTCTCAAAAGTTTGACTCCGAAACCGGAACACCCTTATGATCAACTTAAAATACGTTGCAATATTGCCAATAGTATTGCCaataatagaatttttaatattttaaagagcttTAGGTTCTAGTAATTcgagaacaaaaaaatatatttagcttGTAATTTGGTTAAGTGTCGGGgtcttcaataataataatcaataacacTGATAGATTTGCTTATGTCTCAGTAAGCACCAGCGGTGAAGAGTCCATATAAGTCaattcccgtcgggttaccgtttaaaaattcatacatacatattaatcattattgtaatgaattatatatatgtatgaatATGATAAACCgaagtttgtatcaagcggtacgtttttttttttgggacgacttaccttcgtcaaaagtccatccttcgccactggtaagcACTAAATATGTTAGACAGTAAAAGCTATTTTTCTGCTGGGTTTACCCTCTGTAAATGTGTCGCGATACAGAAATCATGAATATGGAATTAAAGGGGTTACGTTCTTAGGCAATAATGCAAAAAACAGGAATTGGGTATTTTAATTCGCGCGTAGTGATAACACGAATAAAGGAAGCGCGAATAAGGAGCTTCATTGTTTCTTATTACTATAGAATAACAacataggtaataataatataatatacgttATAATAACCATAATaacctacctacgagtacaaGTGGTAACAAAATAACATAAGTATCTTAACTAAACCACCCTGAAttccataaatattttaaaaatctatatacaataattatgtatatacaggatgtttccGGAAAGATCAAACTATAATAGGAAATAGCGAAAACTACTCAAAGAAGTCTCCacgcaaatttaaaaaagaaaattacatcAAACATTACATCTAATTGAATGTTATAAACATTAAAGCTTGTATGACatgttcaaataataattaaattaaatatttaataacaataccTATTTATGTAGACAATttgaaattacataaattattacatttcaattaaactaaaatagttGAGTTGCGGTATTTAAAATGTTGCGATTATGAATAGTGATCGGTGTGCCTTGTGggagatttcaatattttcatactgttactatcacgttgacgtaaatgcaaattaatatggaattgaaacagttgtgcagtagtccCACTAGATGGcgatgtttcaattccttggaaattcgcgtttacgttacgtgacagtaacagtatcaaactgccactaggccctcggaTTGACGGAGTCATATATCTACCTAAAACCGCCAATCCGCTttagagcagtgtggtgggtctaagctaatATTATTCTCTCCCTCCTTCTAAAAGGAAGGAGCTTAGGccctataatcatcatcatctgccGATGGAGGTCCAGCTTCTTGTAAGGGGTTCCGGTCCTGCATGCATGCTTCTCCCTGTTACTGACTTGATGCCATCTGTGGGCATGGTGTGACCGCACCGGATAGCATAGCATTGATCAACCACacggtgggggtcgaccaatactacGGTTTCCTATGAGGGGTCGCCCTTCCGCTTGGGgacccaacatccatcggcttttcgaagtTTGTGCCCCCGCCCATTGCGACTTCGTTGAGCTAAGAGATCCTCCGAGcgtgtatatatgtataaagcccatagttagcctgtaatgggccgttaaaataggctgatgtcAATTATTATGACTTTCatcatataggtacctacttagcaGCGGCGaaaagttcatgcaagccgattcccgccggctTACCTTtcatccatgcatattcattgtacTGTAGCtagatgtatgagaaaccggagtttatattttctttgggacggcttaccttcacctaaattccatccttcgccactgctacttAGTAAGATTCTTCTTCCAAATCCCCATTGTACTTAAATGTGTATCTATTAATATATAGCTTCGCTACCGcctatgtaggtatatgtattgcAGACCATATGCGTGCCAAATATCTTCCCAAGGCTGCCAAATTGCCTGCGGGTCTAATACACACGTAAAACAGTTAAATTCTCCATTCATGGAAATTTCAAGACGCATCGAGTTgttcctttataatataatgtatataacgTGAATTatgtatgcattttaaaaagttatacaaTGATTTCGATTTAAGGAAACTATATCATccttaattaataacaaatcgTGGCGTGCTctcgataaaaataataattagtctaaGCGTTGTGGTCACGCAATAtataaaatcatatatttttctaaattcatGCAAAAATATGGcgcatttacttttttatttatttattaccaggTTATTTTGCAATTAGCTTAGAAGTCTACAGCTTTAACGAAAGATCAGAAATCTTCAGGATATTACTTATCTGGAATTGAAGATTTTATTAGTGTTGAGTGAATAACTAGTCTATAATGCAATACGACTGCCGATGCAGATTCAATCTAGGCATTCGATTGCATCTGAGAAGCATTGGATCGTATCTCAGAGGAACGAAATGAATAGAGGgaaccattaaatatttacgcaagtcaaaatataaacaaacattacaaactaaactaaaaccaataattatgtatgttacATTGGGGAGAAATTTATTGTTTAGGGCATACTGCTTATGCAAAGTTTTGGAGTCGTTTGCGATCCTCGAAAAACGAGATCCTCACCATACTGTTAAGACTGCTCAATTCTTAAACATTGGCGCTCAGTGCACCAGGAGCCGAATAAAAAGTAATGTAGGTAATGTACCTCGCTACTTATAATTtcagaatttttatatttttgtattattattaatattacttttgtatattttatattgggtaaatacctttaagtaaaaattattattattattattatttgtaaagtaAGTACAAGTAAGAATGTCTTTTAAACATAGCCAATATGCCACTTAAATGTGAGTGGAGTGGGTTTGATTAGAATTCTACGGAGATCGAACCTAGAATAGCCAATTAAGCTATTTGGGATGTGTTTTATCTATGAAGTTTTAATGATCATGACTAGGTTTAACGTACCTATTCTAAAGGCAAAAAGAGAGCAACTTCCCAACTTTCCCATTTACAGAGAAAGAAGAAATGCCAGGACTCATGGAGGCACGAAAAATTACGTCTTATCGGTACGTCTTTAACGGTATAGGGTTTTATATAACTTCTGCTGCAACCAGACCATACTTGAGCCGgcttagaaatataaaattgggAAAGCATCTCAGATAAACAGCAATTTCCAGTTTATATCTCCCTCTATCTAAATTAATTCTTCCGAGATTTGTGTCAACCACACGTCGATAGAGGAACGAGCCGACTCGATTATGGAGACAACGCTGTGGTTTAGTGTCCGTGCTGTCCATTAAATGAACAAAAAGATGCTTTAAATTACAGCACTAAGGTTGTGATTTGctcactttatttaatttttgaaaagaaaTTTCCTAGGATGTGCTTCGTTCTTGTTCTTaaagaatgttttaaaaaacttggtttttatacaacgtgtcccaaaattcaacgataagcgggcgccaaaagattgacctgctcatgagcacttaaggaaaaataataaaaaaaatatacctaaattttttttttagttacaaaataaattttaaaattctttgaaaatttacaccttgtatgatattttgaactaccgcagctacaatttcttaaatatgcttaagattttttttgtatcggaacctaagtagtactactattcaccacaactcttaaaaacaccacaatgcccgcagtttttacacaaaaaaatatcaaaatattttttttccctcaaatttttaaagatttttactttcagtctactttgactcatggtcttgcaaaaaaaagtatgaacaccgctatggcaagttattttcaaagttgacgcaactaatcaagatttcaaaatagtataataccctaggataactagtcacaaaaaaaaatatgcgtaccatttgtaaacaagaaccaaatttcttaattgttcttgttgttagtaataaattttactatgttccaaaaatgtgtttgttattttaattacacaacattaaagtaaatgttcgaattgttttccaccggcattaatacaggcacgacatcgccttaaaaacgaccgttttatttttcgcgcatatcttctagcattgatatgtgccgcagcctgagtgattttttgccgaagctcgtccaatgtcgtaatcggttttgcgtagatcctgtctttgagacaaccccaataaaagaaatccagggggtttaggtcgggtgatcggggtggccataggataggaccaagtcgcccgatccaacgccccggatactcgtggtctaggtattgtctcacaggacgagcgtagtgagctgggcaaccatcattttgataccacatattttgaaggtcgcttagggggacgtcttctagtaattcttgcaaatcattttgtaaaaagttcaaataactgtccccatctaagtttccttgtaattcaaaaggcccaatcacttttccatttaaaatgcccgtccataagttgaccttaaattgatattgggatttgtcttctctcatcaggtgcggattctcattgctccagctgtgtaggttgtgaagatttaaatagccatctttcttgcaggttgtttcatccgaccatagtactttatccaagaactgaggatcttcccgatgcttttgaagcatcactcggcaaaatgcgatccgcagtggatagtcccgtgatagtaacgtttgtacacgtctgtaatgatatgggtgtagccgatgacgttttagtattcgatgtgctgaactttttgggattcccgtagctgcttctatggcacgcactgaggtagttgaatcaatgtttatttcattgagaacttcttcatcgcattccgatctaggtcttccagcgtttcttctagctgacggcaaacgaccctccgaaaacgcttgatgcacattcataaatacccgataatctggatatctttgagcgtttgggtacctttctcgatacaatctgctagcagcgttagcattgcaccgacattctccataaatgagatgcatgttagcgtattccatcggcgtgtatggttgcggcatgataacgctaaacagtccaaaatacaccaaaagtccaattcacaaaacacaggcacagtccaaaataatgccaggtcagttcagtttgcagatcacttaagtccagtccaaaatgcaaagccaaaagtcgttagtacgagagccacgtcaattgaatacggaaagttgcgcagtaaacaaaggagcagagcgtactgacttgctgggaacaggattttctttacctgcatcattgtcattcaacaaagaacatctgtctatccctctctaacgtatacttatcgctatctttctctctctctctctctcttatttttaaatgttatcgttcgttccattaaaattctaggaaattgcaacgtatgactcacatcattttgtgcataaagtaaaagtgatttctaggagcaaaaacattttagaaatttagttcttgtttacaaatggtacgcatattttttttttgcgactagttatcttagggtattatactattttgaaatcttgattagttgcgtcaactttgaaaataacttgccatagcggtgttcatacttttttttgcaagaccatgagtcaaagtagactgaaagtaaaaatctttataaatttgagggaaaaaaaatattttgatttttttttgtgtaaaaactgcgggcattgtggtgtttttaagagttgtggtgaatagtagtactacttaggtatccgatacaaaaaaaatcttaagcatatttaagaaattgtagccgtggtagttcaaaatatcatacaaggtgtaaattttcaaagaattttaaaatttattttgtaactaaaaaaaaatttaggtatattttttttattatttttccttaagtgctcatgagcaggtcaatcttttggcgcccgcttatcgttgaattttgggacacgttgtatataggTAGTTCCACAAAAAAACCTGTTTAGTTGGACATAACTTATTTTCCCTAGACCGACACCGTTCTTTGCAATAGAATTTAATCGTGAgatttaaataaacttaactAGCTTTAATATCTTTATTTCGTTTAGTTTACCTACTACTTTATTATGTCACGTTCATATGTGTTAGAACTTTAGGTTGATCTTTGATTTTCTATCATAGAGTCATAAAGTGataaagaataatttataaaaggTACAAATGTACTACTTGCTATATTTTTACatgatatgtaggtacatatatcattaatgtatatttacatattaaacGCAAATTTGAGCAAATTTCTATAAATGTTTATCAAATAGCATATCATATTATTGTTTCGAAACCTGtgcttaaaaacatttataaatcaTAGTCGTTTAAAggaaactaatattatataactactATAGTTCGCACGCCGAATGATGATCGCTATGACGTTTCAACTGACAGTTGAAATTTAAATGTCAGCACGCACACGTGCTGCAAAAGTTACGTCGTCAAGCTGTTATCGACTTTATGTTATGACTGTTATGAAATTGTTTCGCATCACTAATACAACTGTCAGTTGAAACGTCACAGGGATCATCATTCGGCGTGCGAACTATAGAACAAAAGTTACAAGTATAATGATAGAAACATACTGTCTTGTCCAACGGCGCACCCGACGCAAAGAGTACAATGAGTATCGGTTACCAACGCCCAAAACGATAAAAGCAGAGTGGTACACGTGAAAGTTATTCAGAAATCGATTGGTTTACAATAGAAAACTGAAAACTCGCGTGTTTTCCATGCTCAACACGATAGAGTTTCAAGTGGAAAAGATGGTAAATGGTTTCCTAACCCTAACTTGTTAGGTACATAACCCTCATGCATTTTTGAAAGGTTACCTTACCCTAACTTTTTAGGTACATAACACTCTAAAAGTGCATCTCATCCTCATAATTATGTTCCATAAAATATCgctatcaaaatatataaagaccTTAAGAAgtcctaataaatataattagtagTTTTAATCGTAAGTTTGTCCGTCGCAAATCTGTacaattacctacctattaatttGAATTGGGTACCTCTGTGTTAACAATGTGTTTCTACCATAAACtgtactatgtgcgctgtagcatggtgcgagtgacagttgccttatgacgcaCGTAATACaaactattatcgtaaatcgcggcaaactttcaacagTGAATCGAATTGTCACCCGccccatgctacagcgcacgaactgtaatcAATATTATCTACGCACGCTATACAATCAGTCCGTTTTACATATACGAATATTTACaagtgatgtttttttttatttttggattgTTGATActaatagcttggcaacttcgttcgtaacacttccaaTGCGGCAGCGGACCGGGACTAAGgctcacttccccgcatgcacgatttcacacccgcacagtcttgcccctcgtcgcccgcatatcataggagtgtaaTCAACGAACGTGCCAGACTATAATAGATCAGTCAATATCCAAGCTCTTAAAACTACTAGTAAAACTTGCGAACATGCCTTTGCTGGGCTTCTTTATCCGTTTCTTCTCGTCAACTTTGAATATCTCTGACTCTATTAGCCAATCTTTGTAGTCCGTCTCCATAAGTTTGCGTTGCTCTTCGTGTAACTGTTTGACGGGTGGTTGGGCGCCGCCGTAGTCCTCGGGCAGGCATTCCACGTCAACTACTGAGGCGGGGCCTTCCGAGGAGAAGTTGAGCAGGTTGAGCAGGTTGGAGTGTATCAGCGGCTTCACGAGACACATCACCTGGTTGATGAACGACACCGTGTGGACCACGTGGATCTTCTTCAGACGACACGGGTGTGCGTTCTGaaacaataaacaaactattcatatcaatcaaataaacaggCCAAGGCaagtttttcttatttttacgttttatattagcttcaactatgtaagaaaaacttgtaatcttaatttgacccacttcctgatcttcgattaggatgaaattttgcacacactCTGAGTTTTGATGACGATACATGACTATCTAAGAAACGTCAtcacaaatccaatatggcagcctccccaatcacttgtaactatgtaagaaaGACGAATTTTGGAATCTTcttttgacccacttcccgatcttcgataaggatgaaattttgcacaatACATGACTAACTAAGTTAAgtcattacaaattaaatatggtggcctccccaagatggcggaatgACTGTTTGAATTCCACCCCCATAATATGGATACTTATATCCATATCATATACAATTGAAAGGAATTGCTTTCAGGAATAcggaaaaaatagtcacgtgacttaaatccaatttcgtaatttttagtgcgtgctaaaaacgtgttttttttagttttttaaactattttaagatattatataCCTAGTTCAATTATATCTTGACATATTATTGTTCTATGAATGGGAGACGGCTGTTGCAAAGTACGGGAAAGCACTAGAGACCAACCACTTAGAAAATTATCAGAAAaataagataatttaaaaattaaaataaatattgaagtcCTAATAAACCATTTTTCATTGAAAAGTCGTCAAACCCGACAAATCCCTCAAGTATTTTTCTGAAACAGGAGCATCGGAGATGTTAGGGCTTTCGCCCTTATAAGTCGTATAAATATGAGCATACTAATGTGTCAAGACTGCGAAATTTTCCCCTAAAAAGGCCCTATATGatagaaacaaacaaataggtaaactattatattttcattaaaaaagtgAATGACAACCAACCGACAAGCAGTAATTTTTACGTAACATAAACTGTCTGAAAAACGTTTTGATCTTTGACgcctatatattatgtaaagattatgtatatgttttgatactTAATCGATAAATAATGGCATGTCGTTAAATCCACAGAAAGCTATTTTCATTTGAAAGACGATTCGAACTTTCGAAGCATAAACTTGCCAATCATTGCAGCCATTTACTACAAATGTGAAGGGATCAACTAGTTTTCTCCTCCTTGATGGTAAATAGCTCtatcattattttttgataCCTAATCATGTCTAAAAGcatccatacatccatacataaattataaacgcgaaaatgaGTCTCCTTATGTCTGTATGTTACCTTCACCACAGGTAAACCGCCGcgttgttatcgccgcgttgcaacgacttgcggtacggacggcttcagtgtgctcgtggcgttcgagccgtccacatctcttgttgtgtaattctttatgtattacttgggataggcggggagagtgacttgagtggaaaaggggagtgtttgtatacaatcaaaggtacctttaaccctacacacatcgtttacaagtgcgtgacttcactcaaggttagctctgccattctagggtctttttttagttacagtttgatttgctaattaagttgtcctgacaaatatgaatcataacctttattcgacattagttttcttatttttgtagtcacttctgagtctgctaaaacgaTTTGAACAaaatttagtatagattttaattggaccttggagcataTCTAACTTCAAggtttactttttatcccagagaAATCTACGGTTTTAGGGTAGTTTATAAAATCAGAATTTCACGTGAACGgatttgcgggcgtccgctacttcCAATGTAATTTGCGAAATATACTTTACTTCCGGCttccatatatatttttttatatttcttaatgtttaTTGAACGACCAACAAACCTCTTAGAATTAGAAttatgggtataaaatataatatcgaaatatataaacatttaccgagccgtgatagcccattggtcTCCATGAGCCATGCACCTCCTTTTCTGTTGTATGCAttataggaaattaaatatcacgtgtctcaaacggtgaaggaaaaacaacatgaggaaacctgcataccagagtgtgtgaagtcttccaatttgcattgggccaacgtggaggactattggcctaacccctctcattctgagaggagactcaagctcagctcATAATGATATAAACATACCTGAATATAAACCATAAAAGCCCGTAACGCGGGTAGAGTGACCCTCGTAAGGTGTCCAAGGCTGCATCCCTTCATGTCGAAGATGACGATATAGCCCTCAGACAACTTGTCTTCTGACAGCTTGATGTCATTGAACATGCAGAACACCCGTACAGCATCCGCAAAGTTCAATTTGCTGTAATCTGTGTCGCAGAAGCGATACAGGAGGATGTGGTAACCCTCGGAGGATAGCTTTGGCAGGGCTACCATTTGCCTGAAAAACAAACGAATTAAGATTTACTGGTATATACAGGTGTTAATCTATAAAACACCCATTTGCTTTAAaacacatatttatttttataataaagataacCGACATAGTCacgactatgggccttattagaaggctcaaagtcactcagcgggcgatggagtgagctatgcttggagtttctctgcgtgatcgaatcaggaatgaggagatccgcagaggaACCAAAGACACTAGCATAGCTCagcgagatcgttatgcttggaggtccatgcaagaggcaacaacgtccagcagtggacgtctatcggctgataaggtaaagtAAGGTAACCGACAGGTATCTTGTTAATGTATTTGGCGATCAACAGAGGCATtattgatttagtttttttttatataaatggaaatagtttacgtttatctatttttgtatggtacttaaatataaaaagattaaaaCGTGGAAAACAAACTTGGTAGTTATCTATATTGTTACACAAACgtttgttaatttattgtatGCTAATACATATTAACCTCTGACACTGTTAAATCAAGctgattatttatttgcagaatGAAGgaggattttaattaaatatgtttagCAATTCTGGTTCAAAAACATGAAACGTTAACGACTGCGTaagatataaaaactaaaacgaaaaaataaagtTCAGTTCAGAAGTGTAAAAAGCAAATCAGAGAACAATCGAGACCCATtattaataatcaatatttttttactttaatatatatgtataacagTCATCATATTGTAGATTGATAGTATTTTATACTGAGACACTGGGCGAATATCACCCAGTTGACTCATATGCAACTGCATGCAATATCAGTAATAGATCAAATAGGTTCAGCCGGTCATTGAGCATATTAAAGACCCATTCCATACTATCGTACTTATTTAGTCCACTGACCCCTATATTGCTAATCTACAGTCTAGACTTGATGTCTGCAGTCTGAACATAACAATAGTCCTATTTGATATACCGTCTTTTTGGCTGAAGTTTAGATATCATCGCTTGATTGAAAAGCCTATAAATTTTTGGAATTACGTTGACACAGTTTTGTGAATGCCAATGAAATAAAAAGATCAAAGAATGATGCATGTTCTTCTTTAgatttcatttcttttattttattaatatgatcGTCACTTTTAACTTCAGTGGTAGAAAAACTACAAAAGGAGTAaatgttactaaccagctgttttttactgttgcttaattaatagttataca
Above is a window of Bicyclus anynana chromosome 8, ilBicAnyn1.1, whole genome shotgun sequence DNA encoding:
- the LOC112051555 gene encoding clavesin-1, which codes for MSATKYSHPFLNGLKPIPEDYEDPIQQIREWMKSQPHLPYISDEYIVLFLHSNYCKIKETKDTIECYFTLRNNSPDIFTNRDPLLPKNKTILEITQMVALPKLSSEGYHILLYRFCDTDYSKLNFADAVRVFCMFNDIKLSEDKLSEGYIVIFDMKGCSLGHLTRVTLPALRAFMVYIQNAHPCRLKKIHVVHTVSFINQVMCLVKPLIHSNLLNLLNFSSEGPASVVDVECLPEDYGGAQPPVKQLHEEQRKLMETDYKDWLIESEIFKVDEKKRIKKPSKGMFASFTSSFKSLDID